A stretch of the TM7 phylum sp. oral taxon 349 genome encodes the following:
- a CDS encoding PrgI family protein has product MKTTVVPAQVTTVEDRIIGKLGFSQIVLLMIPVFLSTGIFTLLPPVMNGALHKYVLMALSLITCGILSIRVKGKIIALWLVTVLRYNLRPKYYLFDKNTTAFRNEYKNTSREDEEVINQPAKKQQKPEKLDDISTIKTRQIIDDPTADVRFETDKKGGLHVRFTKVKH; this is encoded by the coding sequence ATGAAGACAACAGTCGTTCCCGCACAAGTTACTACCGTGGAAGACCGGATTATCGGTAAGCTTGGCTTTTCGCAAATCGTGCTTTTGATGATTCCTGTTTTCTTGAGTACGGGAATTTTCACATTGCTGCCACCGGTGATGAACGGTGCGCTTCATAAATACGTTTTGATGGCGTTAAGTTTGATTACTTGCGGAATTTTGTCGATTCGCGTTAAGGGCAAAATTATCGCGCTTTGGCTGGTGACGGTGCTACGCTACAATTTACGACCGAAATATTATTTGTTTGATAAAAATACCACCGCATTTCGCAATGAATATAAAAATACTTCGCGCGAGGATGAAGAAGTCATAAATCAGCCAGCCAAAAAGCAGCAAAAGCCAGAAAAATTAGACGATATATCAACTATCAAAACCCGCCAAATTATAGACGACCCAACCGCTGATGTTCGTTTTGAAACTGATAAGAAAGGGGGTTTGCATGTTCGGTTTACGAAAGTCAAACACTAA
- a CDS encoding nucleotidyltransferase domain-containing protein, which produces MNDSHMPLDEVLKILTENPYISKLYIFGSRAARKDDDLSDIDLTAITPHPAAAETYTRRSLADKFSLSAIYTITNNEYEIARTFCLSGMSPFHKIDIGFSLPGKTNFFPNSQLIFSNDNVHVPHKSSKKWTEPRAEHDYFDVMMGSLRYIKHRRRGENWQAYKCYRGFIEQLAKARAADSLQNAYKTLDSQNNDEILALFFTGDLHEKERRYYEFIKNLIESERFLPEFSEDLLKIWEDYVDS; this is translated from the coding sequence ATGAACGATAGCCATATGCCATTAGATGAAGTCCTAAAAATTCTTACCGAGAATCCGTATATCTCTAAACTATACATTTTTGGCTCGCGAGCGGCAAGGAAAGACGATGACCTTTCTGACATTGATTTGACCGCCATTACACCACATCCGGCTGCTGCCGAAACCTATACTCGTAGGAGTTTGGCAGATAAATTCAGCTTAAGTGCAATTTACACGATTACGAATAACGAGTATGAAATAGCCCGCACCTTTTGCCTGAGCGGTATGAGTCCGTTTCACAAAATTGACATCGGGTTTTCGCTGCCCGGCAAAACCAATTTCTTTCCAAATTCGCAGCTGATTTTTAGCAACGACAACGTTCACGTGCCGCACAAATCAAGCAAAAAATGGACGGAGCCGCGCGCCGAACACGACTATTTCGACGTGATGATGGGTTCGCTGCGCTACATCAAGCACCGCCGTCGCGGTGAAAACTGGCAAGCGTACAAATGCTACCGCGGCTTTATTGAGCAGCTGGCAAAGGCGCGCGCGGCGGATTCGCTGCAAAACGCCTACAAAACCTTAGACTCGCAAAATAACGACGAGATTCTAGCATTATTCTTCACTGGCGATCTTCATGAAAAAGAGCGAAGATATTACGAATTTATTAAAAACCTCATTGAGAGTGAAAGGTTTTTGCCGGAGTTCAGTGAGGATTTACTAAAGATCTGGGAAGATTATGTGGACAGCTAA
- a CDS encoding ATP-binding protein: MTRKSRTPIFIKRISDSISAPKRRRDRQREEQQKELNITFGEQDALDILSYSGLEENVDHLCIDGVYMRTLFISGYPFVASSDWMDSLIHFNHDIDISYHLHEVDARAALPKLNRKITELESTRRAMMREGRIVGSEITDPLESAIDLRDKIQRGQEKLFQMAIYICIRSETKEELDKTTKLLEVNLSARLFYSKVARYQQLEALQSILPRGEDQLAQKRNLDSSSAALTFPFMSSELVQESGILYGVNKSNNSLVILDRFSLHNANSITFAQSGAGKSYTTKVEILRQLMQGTRVIVIDPEHEYKRLTESVKGTYIKLSAKSKQKINPFDLATTVHEISDLSGHTQDLMDVIGLMAESLTAREKAAIDKAVLKIYKKSKTKQPLLEDLYAELRKLGQLKLCEKLEKYISGSLADVFNAQTNVKLDNRLVIFDIKDLPENLRQIMMLIISNFVKNQVMAKPEKRLLIIDEGWILLQHEESARFVAGLVRRARKYYLGVSIISQQANDFLKSEYGRAIASQSALRILMRQDTTTIKGVVNEFNLSEYEQSFLLTCERGDALLIADQNHVAVKVVAAEKEHPLITTNPAELYSS, translated from the coding sequence ATGACTAGAAAATCACGTACACCAATATTTATCAAAAGAATTAGTGACTCAATTAGTGCTCCGAAACGCCGCCGCGACCGTCAGCGCGAAGAGCAGCAAAAAGAACTCAATATCACGTTTGGTGAGCAAGACGCACTAGATATCTTATCCTACTCTGGGCTGGAGGAAAACGTTGATCATCTTTGCATCGACGGCGTGTACATGCGCACGTTATTTATTTCTGGATATCCGTTCGTGGCGAGTTCGGACTGGATGGACAGCTTGATTCATTTTAATCACGATATCGACATTAGTTATCACCTACACGAAGTAGACGCCCGAGCGGCACTGCCAAAACTAAATCGTAAAATTACTGAGCTTGAATCCACGCGTCGTGCAATGATGCGCGAGGGACGGATTGTCGGCTCGGAGATTACCGACCCACTTGAATCGGCGATTGATTTGCGCGATAAAATTCAACGCGGTCAAGAAAAATTATTCCAAATGGCGATATACATTTGCATTCGCTCTGAAACGAAAGAAGAACTCGATAAAACCACCAAGTTGCTTGAAGTAAATCTGTCGGCGCGATTGTTTTATTCAAAAGTAGCGCGCTATCAGCAGCTGGAAGCATTGCAGTCAATTTTACCACGCGGCGAAGACCAACTGGCGCAAAAACGCAATCTCGATAGTTCCAGCGCAGCCCTGACGTTTCCGTTTATGTCATCAGAATTAGTACAAGAATCGGGCATTCTTTACGGCGTTAATAAATCAAATAATTCGTTGGTTATTTTGGATAGGTTTAGTCTGCATAACGCTAACTCGATCACATTTGCGCAGTCGGGTGCTGGTAAAAGTTACACCACCAAAGTCGAAATTTTACGCCAACTCATGCAAGGCACGCGCGTCATCGTCATCGACCCAGAACATGAATACAAACGCCTCACCGAATCGGTAAAAGGCACGTACATAAAATTATCCGCCAAAAGCAAACAGAAAATTAACCCCTTCGACCTAGCAACGACCGTTCACGAAATTAGCGACCTGTCCGGGCATACGCAAGATTTAATGGACGTAATCGGTTTGATGGCTGAAAGTTTAACGGCGCGCGAAAAAGCCGCCATCGACAAAGCGGTTTTGAAAATCTACAAAAAGTCAAAAACTAAGCAGCCGCTTTTAGAAGATTTATATGCGGAACTTCGAAAGTTGGGTCAGTTAAAATTGTGCGAAAAATTAGAAAAATATATTTCTGGCTCGTTGGCGGATGTATTTAATGCGCAAACAAATGTTAAATTAGACAACCGCTTGGTTATTTTCGACATCAAAGATTTGCCAGAAAATTTGCGTCAAATCATGATGTTGATCATCTCTAATTTTGTGAAAAATCAAGTTATGGCTAAGCCGGAAAAACGGCTGCTGATTATCGACGAGGGTTGGATTTTATTGCAACACGAGGAGTCGGCGCGGTTCGTAGCAGGACTGGTGCGTCGGGCTCGCAAATATTATCTTGGCGTATCAATCATATCGCAGCAAGCCAACGATTTTCTAAAAAGCGAATACGGCCGCGCCATCGCTTCACAGAGTGCACTGCGAATTTTAATGCGCCAGGATACGACGACTATCAAAGGCGTGGTCAACGAATTTAACCTCAGTGAATATGAGCAAAGTTTTCTGCTTACTTGCGAGCGAGGCGACGCTTTGCTTATCGCCGACCAAAACCATGTCGCCGTTAAAGTTGTGGCAGCCGAAAAAGAACATCCACTCATCACCACCAACCCTGCGGAGTTATATTCATCATGA
- a CDS encoding DUF2326 domain-containing protein, producing MKLVRLSANKSIFKTIQFRKGFNIIIADRDQDSSDKHSTNGLGKTLLLEIINYCLGGSPSETLKKEEMRDWIFSLTIEIDGEEIILKRAVKDRKKYVEALGIEDINVDEVCLTLGEKLFGLSVREVKDKSNHPTYRTLASYFMRTYDGAFSNPFLCFAGQNALSRNNNAAFLIGLNWRLSVKFSQLKSEFNKLNNANKAIETGAFEVFGGTVGDLTSEKIDVESQLAEKMKRLESFQVHEDYRDIQAKADALTKEIHDIINEITINSQIVERYKDSLKNENGDDIKIEQIYEAAGAIFEKSSLRTLDEVINFHRDVVLNRKNYLESEIELYVTKNRALDSKMEKLSNERAGYLNILKTHGALDEYTKLQDEVNKSKAKIADIESRISRLTEIKSRIDDIRIEISDIISKMRQEYNGDQPLISTAIRLFNSNSRFLYEQPGILSIDVDKEGYKFKIDIQKAGSDGVSSMKVFCYDLMLAEYWSTIRHREFPLFHDSRIFADVDPRQVAKALEISSSKAESSDFQYICSMNSGYMPYNYLPEEFISNLNKYTIARFNDKDEHGTLLGVTF from the coding sequence ATGAAATTAGTTAGGCTAAGCGCAAATAAAAGCATTTTTAAAACTATACAATTTCGTAAAGGTTTTAATATAATCATAGCTGATCGCGATCAAGACTCCAGCGATAAGCATTCCACTAATGGCTTAGGCAAAACACTATTACTTGAAATTATAAACTATTGCCTCGGAGGCAGTCCATCAGAAACTCTCAAAAAAGAGGAGATGCGAGACTGGATATTCAGTTTAACTATCGAGATAGATGGAGAAGAAATTATCCTCAAACGGGCAGTAAAGGATCGTAAGAAATATGTAGAGGCGCTAGGAATTGAAGACATCAACGTAGATGAAGTTTGTTTAACCCTAGGAGAGAAGTTATTTGGCCTTAGCGTACGCGAGGTAAAAGACAAAAGCAATCACCCTACGTATCGCACATTAGCATCGTACTTCATGAGGACTTATGACGGCGCATTTTCTAATCCTTTCTTATGCTTTGCTGGGCAGAACGCGCTATCTAGAAATAATAATGCTGCTTTTCTAATAGGGCTAAACTGGCGACTATCTGTCAAATTCTCGCAGCTCAAATCTGAATTTAATAAATTAAATAACGCAAACAAAGCCATTGAAACGGGTGCCTTTGAGGTGTTTGGGGGCACGGTGGGTGATTTGACCTCAGAAAAGATAGATGTTGAATCGCAGCTTGCAGAGAAGATGAAAAGACTTGAGAGTTTTCAAGTCCACGAAGACTATAGAGATATACAAGCTAAAGCAGACGCTTTAACCAAAGAAATCCATGATATTATTAATGAAATCACTATAAACTCTCAAATTGTAGAGAGATACAAAGATAGTTTAAAAAATGAAAACGGTGATGATATAAAAATAGAGCAAATATACGAGGCAGCGGGCGCCATCTTTGAAAAATCCTCTCTACGCACGCTCGATGAGGTGATTAACTTTCACAGAGACGTGGTGCTTAACAGGAAAAATTATCTAGAAAGCGAGATCGAGCTATACGTAACAAAAAACAGAGCTTTAGATAGTAAAATGGAAAAACTCTCAAACGAGAGAGCTGGCTATTTGAATATACTAAAGACACATGGAGCTCTTGATGAGTATACAAAACTTCAAGATGAAGTCAACAAGAGCAAGGCCAAGATAGCAGACATAGAGAGCAGAATTTCTCGACTCACGGAGATTAAGTCAAGGATTGATGACATACGAATAGAGATTAGCGATATCATATCAAAGATGCGGCAGGAATATAACGGAGACCAGCCCCTAATATCAACAGCTATACGTTTATTTAATTCAAACTCTCGATTTTTGTACGAACAGCCTGGGATACTCTCTATTGATGTAGACAAAGAAGGATATAAGTTTAAAATTGATATTCAAAAAGCTGGCAGCGACGGCGTTAGTAGTATGAAGGTGTTCTGTTACGATCTTATGCTAGCTGAATATTGGTCTACTATACGTCACAGAGAATTTCCCTTATTCCACGATTCAAGAATATTTGCAGACGTAGATCCTAGACAGGTAGCAAAAGCTCTAGAAATTTCTAGTAGCAAGGCCGAGTCGTCGGATTTTCAGTATATTTGCTCCATGAATTCTGGGTATATGCCGTACAACTATCTGCCAGAGGAATTTATTAGTAACCTTAACAAGTACACTATCGCAAGGTTTAACGACAAGGATGAACACGGCACACTACTGGGCGTAACTTTTTAA
- a CDS encoding TraM recognition domain-containing protein produces the protein MESATDYLATALRLGSIVLGLIVFAISAVILWLVIRFVLNRRYLRIRDMIWLEITPPATVAKTPEATEQLFSVIHGHRAARSFKEKLLDRSPVISFEITSTKKHGVRYLVQVERRHVANIQKAITSYIADSKVRTVKRKSGDNYQVVEFRETGHYVLPLATNSTLEQRDPLSYVMGAMTRLNDDEEIILQLVATPTRLREAEILSHKILGNENILQYVSSKNLPILGKLVSLFGKISSGATDLIGEVYTSMTANHRNYYNSKTTLPRQQIKVSRDDRPTRVLSAFELELMETMHQKVTRPLFRVNLRVMVNSPEPKRHIAALKSALDGFSTPPYQSLKAKYRLPILNKLLIRAVTNRLPSLQKSSSVILASNELASLFHFPSSYHSKTDNLITSLSRTLPAPISLKQSEKFDVVIGENHHHNTVTPIGLTEAERERHQYVIGGTGSGKTTMLQYQIVQDICSGKGVAVIDPHGDMAETILQHVPPERLGDVIYFNPDDLDYPIGLNLLELTPGLDGSELMREKDLITESVVSIFRKIFSDEDSGGHRIEYILRNTIQTALTQENPTLFTVFDLLNDPKYRRSVVKNLDDTNLINFWKNEFGKAGDMQKVKMSAGITAKIGRFLFSASARQILEQPKSTIDFDDIINSGKVLICKLSKGLLGEDTSELFGITVLAKLQLASLRRARLKQAERRTFYLYVDEFQNFATTSFVQMLSESRKYRVFMIMAEQSTSQQSDQQTVNIILANVGTIICFRTGNPQDEQRLLPMFSPYIEPGEISNLPAYNYYARLAAVHAQEPLSGQTLLLENEGDEAVRDEIVKHSRKEFARKRHETSERKSSGKTVSKKATRTNRSTKKKSQVKSEPMIDET, from the coding sequence ATGGAATCCGCAACCGATTACCTCGCCACCGCCTTACGGCTTGGGTCGATAGTTTTAGGTCTAATAGTGTTTGCGATTAGCGCAGTTATTCTGTGGTTGGTGATTCGTTTTGTTTTGAATCGTCGATATTTACGAATTCGAGACATGATTTGGCTAGAAATTACACCGCCAGCCACGGTTGCTAAAACACCCGAAGCAACCGAACAATTATTTTCGGTGATTCATGGACATAGAGCAGCGCGCTCGTTCAAAGAAAAGTTGCTCGACCGGTCGCCAGTCATAAGTTTTGAAATCACATCAACTAAAAAGCACGGTGTGCGGTATTTGGTGCAGGTCGAACGGCGTCACGTCGCAAACATACAAAAAGCAATTACATCGTACATTGCCGACTCAAAAGTCCGCACGGTCAAGCGGAAAAGTGGTGATAATTATCAGGTCGTTGAATTTCGAGAAACTGGTCATTATGTTTTGCCGCTAGCTACAAATTCTACGCTAGAGCAACGTGATCCGCTGAGCTATGTAATGGGCGCGATGACTAGACTGAACGATGATGAGGAGATTATTTTACAACTCGTAGCAACACCGACTCGTTTGCGTGAAGCAGAAATTTTATCGCATAAAATTCTCGGCAATGAAAATATTTTGCAATATGTTAGCAGCAAAAACTTACCAATTCTCGGCAAACTAGTTAGTCTCTTTGGTAAAATTTCTTCTGGCGCAACCGACCTCATTGGCGAAGTTTATACTAGTATGACGGCCAATCACCGCAACTACTACAATTCAAAAACCACACTCCCGCGACAGCAAATCAAGGTGTCGCGAGACGACCGTCCGACGCGTGTGCTCAGTGCTTTTGAATTGGAATTGATGGAGACCATGCACCAAAAAGTGACTCGTCCGCTATTTCGCGTCAACCTCCGAGTCATGGTAAATAGCCCAGAGCCAAAGAGGCATATTGCCGCTCTTAAATCTGCGCTAGACGGTTTTAGTACGCCGCCATATCAATCACTCAAGGCGAAATATCGTCTGCCGATTTTGAATAAACTGCTAATTCGTGCAGTCACAAACCGTCTGCCGTCATTGCAGAAAAGTAGCTCCGTAATTCTCGCTTCTAACGAACTCGCCAGCTTATTCCATTTTCCCTCAAGTTATCATAGCAAGACAGACAACCTGATAACTTCGCTAAGTCGCACACTGCCCGCGCCGATTTCACTCAAGCAATCAGAAAAGTTTGATGTGGTTATTGGCGAAAATCATCATCACAATACAGTGACGCCGATTGGTTTGACGGAGGCTGAGCGTGAGCGCCACCAATACGTTATCGGCGGTACAGGCAGCGGTAAAACTACGATGTTGCAATATCAAATCGTGCAGGATATTTGTAGCGGCAAAGGCGTGGCCGTAATTGACCCGCATGGCGATATGGCGGAGACGATTTTGCAGCACGTTCCGCCAGAGCGCCTTGGCGACGTGATTTATTTCAACCCCGATGATTTGGATTATCCGATTGGTTTGAATTTATTGGAGCTAACACCTGGGCTAGATGGCAGCGAGTTGATGCGTGAAAAAGACCTTATCACTGAGTCGGTCGTGTCGATTTTTCGAAAAATCTTTAGCGACGAGGACTCGGGTGGGCATCGTATTGAATACATTTTGCGCAACACCATTCAGACAGCGCTTACACAGGAAAATCCCACGCTTTTCACCGTGTTTGATTTGCTAAATGACCCGAAATATCGCCGCAGTGTTGTTAAAAATCTTGATGATACTAACTTGATAAACTTCTGGAAAAACGAGTTTGGTAAAGCTGGTGATATGCAAAAAGTAAAAATGTCGGCGGGAATTACGGCGAAAATTGGGCGGTTTTTATTTTCGGCGTCTGCTCGGCAAATTCTCGAGCAGCCAAAATCGACGATTGATTTTGACGATATCATCAACTCGGGAAAAGTACTGATTTGTAAGTTATCTAAAGGCCTGCTTGGTGAAGATACGTCTGAACTGTTTGGAATTACCGTACTTGCGAAGCTTCAGCTCGCAAGTCTCCGTCGCGCCCGTCTCAAACAGGCGGAGCGACGGACGTTTTATTTGTATGTCGATGAATTTCAGAATTTCGCCACGACGTCATTTGTGCAAATGTTGTCTGAAAGTCGCAAATATCGCGTCTTTATGATCATGGCTGAGCAGTCCACTTCGCAACAAAGCGACCAGCAAACAGTGAATATAATCCTGGCAAATGTTGGCACGATCATCTGCTTCCGAACCGGCAATCCGCAAGATGAACAGCGTTTGCTGCCGATGTTTAGTCCATATATTGAGCCGGGTGAAATTAGCAATCTGCCAGCGTACAATTATTACGCTCGACTGGCGGCGGTACACGCGCAAGAGCCACTGTCTGGGCAAACTTTATTGCTGGAAAATGAGGGCGATGAAGCGGTGCGAGACGAAATTGTTAAACATTCACGAAAGGAGTTCGCCAGGAAACGACACGAAACTTCTGAGCGAAAAAGTTCTGGCAAGACTGTATCGAAAAAAGCTACGAGAACCAATAGGTCAACGAAGAAAAAATCACAGGTTAAGTCGGAGCCGATGATAGATGAAACCTGA
- a CDS encoding CHAP domain-containing protein, translated as MNGAVILFTNFGFSIKKILVIIIATLLLILMFPILAISSLGLPAVSFLANAPSAKAAEGRGFYSGGVMPGNTYAWGNCTWWAYAMRRWANSPIPNTWGNANTWDDNAKREGYIVNDTPAAGAVFQTDEGPYGHVAYVIEVNQISGDWKISEMNARGLNIVSQRTFSKEAAKAYKFIHNKPGAQPWNPQPITSPPPYGLGR; from the coding sequence ATGAATGGCGCAGTAATTTTGTTTACAAATTTTGGCTTCAGTATTAAGAAGATTCTGGTCATAATCATCGCTACCTTATTGCTTATTTTGATGTTTCCAATTCTAGCTATTTCATCGCTTGGCTTGCCGGCGGTGAGTTTTTTAGCAAATGCACCAAGTGCTAAAGCGGCGGAAGGGCGCGGATTTTACAGCGGCGGCGTGATGCCCGGAAATACTTATGCCTGGGGCAACTGCACTTGGTGGGCGTATGCGATGCGCCGGTGGGCAAACAGTCCGATTCCGAACACTTGGGGCAACGCTAATACCTGGGATGATAATGCCAAGCGCGAGGGCTACATCGTCAATGATACGCCAGCGGCTGGCGCAGTTTTTCAGACCGACGAAGGTCCTTATGGTCATGTTGCATATGTGATAGAAGTTAATCAAATCAGCGGTGATTGGAAAATTTCTGAAATGAATGCGCGCGGTTTGAATATAGTGTCGCAGCGCACTTTTTCAAAAGAAGCCGCCAAGGCGTATAAATTTATTCACAATAAACCAGGAGCGCAGCCATGGAATCCGCAACCGATTACCTCGCCACCGCCTTACGGCTTGGGTCGATAG
- a CDS encoding TrbC/VirB2 family protein, with protein MVSRKTYCLAAIFIAAGAPLVLANVALAAPAGVSNVENFIRSVIQVVAGLAGLVATGFFVAGGFTYITSSGNPEQLDKAKRTITWSAIGLAIVIAAFVLANIVTTLARQAFGG; from the coding sequence ATGGTGTCAAGAAAAACATATTGTTTGGCGGCAATATTTATCGCGGCTGGAGCGCCACTTGTATTGGCGAACGTAGCCTTAGCTGCACCTGCGGGTGTCAGCAATGTCGAGAATTTTATACGAAGCGTCATCCAAGTGGTGGCGGGACTAGCCGGTCTGGTAGCGACCGGCTTTTTTGTTGCCGGCGGCTTTACCTATATCACTAGTTCGGGAAATCCCGAGCAACTCGACAAGGCAAAGCGTACTATCACATGGTCGGCAATTGGTTTGGCAATTGTCATCGCGGCGTTTGTTTTGGCGAATATCGTAACGACTTTAGCGCGACAAGCCTTCGGAGGATAG
- a CDS encoding helix-turn-helix transcriptional regulator — translation MTSLLFRKWTIAIILSLGAETKRYSALHRSLPGVTQKVLTEHLKQLERAGIVRRFFYPTIPPRVEYELTKTGLELLKLTGDITMWFDSHSEVLHKSQKTYDKKRVTVLRRL, via the coding sequence ATGACAAGCCTGCTGTTTCGTAAATGGACTATCGCAATTATTCTTTCTCTCGGGGCTGAGACTAAACGCTATTCTGCGCTGCATCGTTCTCTTCCGGGGGTGACTCAAAAAGTGCTCACCGAGCACCTCAAGCAGTTAGAACGCGCCGGCATCGTCCGGCGCTTTTTCTATCCGACGATTCCGCCACGGGTCGAATATGAATTGACGAAAACTGGTCTTGAATTATTGAAGTTGACGGGCGATATAACCATGTGGTTTGATTCTCATTCTGAAGTTCTGCACAAGTCCCAGAAAACCTACGACAAGAAACGCGTGACCGTACTGCGGCGATTATAA
- a CDS encoding HNH endonuclease, producing the protein MGIPQSSMKILWAKSGSRCAKCNGPVVEHQTDALIPIGEMAHIKGHKPNSARYDHSQSDIERHSYNNLILLCPTCHTIIDKCVTKYSVDYLHEIKSLHEERIERAIKKSLPTITFRELEETLRHVIDNPPLKYDNEDFRLIPIKDKVRKNSLSPQTEQMLKMGMASVSLIDDFLNKNASEDYPKKLRIFFVQKYKNLRRDTDDGDVIFYSLVRAASNDSSDPRHMAAAYGIVAYYFQLCEVFEK; encoded by the coding sequence ATGGGTATTCCTCAATCAAGTATGAAAATTCTGTGGGCAAAAAGCGGCAGTCGCTGCGCAAAGTGCAACGGTCCAGTAGTTGAACATCAGACTGACGCCCTGATTCCTATAGGAGAAATGGCTCACATTAAGGGACATAAGCCGAATTCTGCACGCTACGATCACAGTCAGAGCGATATCGAACGTCATTCCTATAATAATCTTATTCTTCTTTGCCCAACATGTCACACTATTATTGATAAGTGTGTAACAAAATACTCTGTTGACTATCTTCATGAAATCAAATCTTTGCATGAGGAGCGCATTGAGCGAGCCATAAAGAAAAGCTTACCAACAATCACGTTCAGAGAACTCGAAGAAACTCTTCGGCACGTAATAGACAATCCCCCTTTGAAATACGATAATGAAGACTTTAGACTGATACCTATAAAGGACAAAGTGCGCAAAAACAGCCTAAGTCCACAGACAGAGCAAATGTTAAAAATGGGTATGGCTTCTGTATCGCTGATTGATGATTTTTTAAACAAAAATGCCAGCGAAGACTATCCAAAAAAATTAAGGATATTTTTCGTACAAAAATATAAAAATTTAAGAAGAGATACTGACGATGGGGATGTTATATTTTATTCTCTAGTGCGAGCAGCCTCTAATGACAGTAGCGACCCTCGTCATATGGCTGCAGCTTACGGAATAGTGGCCTACTATTTTCAGCTATGTGAGGTGTTTGAAAAATGA
- a CDS encoding glycosyltransferase: MKLSVIMPVHNGEKYIKETLDCLLRQSLGDQVEYIIVNDGSTDQTARVLSGIKDSRMTIVHRGVCHGVSQARNLGLSLARGDYVMFVDSDDLFHGRMLEILYNLAARSNADISICNYERVSLLTRKTSIGINDTSHIPTATFKALDMRQSIFNTFDGFVWNKVFNRKFLIKNNILFDDRLSICEDSLFVYKSILSADRICFTNRLLIKYKVDDSASASAGAKFFISDICYAVDELARFLIRINKYAIFEYSFKLWAERKCSWVRTMIDGAYSARIEEIMRKYKLNDKG; encoded by the coding sequence ATGAAACTGTCTGTAATAATGCCAGTTCACAATGGAGAGAAATATATAAAAGAAACTCTCGATTGTTTACTTCGTCAGTCATTAGGTGATCAAGTTGAGTACATCATAGTCAATGATGGATCTACGGATCAAACAGCGAGAGTGCTATCGGGGATAAAAGATTCACGAATGACAATCGTACATAGAGGTGTTTGTCACGGGGTGTCGCAGGCTAGAAATCTAGGGTTATCGCTAGCTAGGGGCGATTATGTTATGTTTGTTGATTCAGATGATCTGTTTCATGGAAGAATGCTGGAAATACTGTATAATCTCGCGGCAAGAAGCAATGCCGACATATCTATATGTAATTATGAAAGAGTATCTTTGTTGACGCGTAAGACTAGTATAGGCATAAACGACACATCTCACATACCAACAGCGACATTCAAGGCCTTGGATATGCGTCAAAGTATATTTAATACGTTTGATGGTTTTGTTTGGAATAAAGTTTTTAACAGAAAGTTCTTGATAAAAAACAATATTCTTTTCGATGATAGGTTATCAATATGTGAAGACAGCCTATTTGTATATAAAAGTATATTAAGCGCTGATAGAATCTGTTTCACTAACCGTTTGCTAATTAAATATAAGGTGGATGATTCTGCAAGCGCAAGCGCTGGCGCAAAATTTTTCATAAGCGATATATGCTATGCAGTAGATGAGCTAGCTCGTTTTTTAATAAGAATAAACAAATATGCAATATTTGAATATAGTTTTAAGCTTTGGGCTGAGAGAAAGTGCTCCTGGGTTCGTACAATGATAGATGGTGCTTATTCCGCTCGTATTGAGGAGATTATGAGAAAATATAAACTGAACGATAAAGGATAG